Proteins from one Staphylococcus saprophyticus subsp. saprophyticus ATCC 15305 = NCTC 7292 genomic window:
- a CDS encoding fructose-1,6-bisphosphatase, translating to MQKSADKSLKDRYLDLLSQQFNTKEELATEIINLESILELPKGTEHFVSDLHGEFHAFQHVLRNGSGNVRSKINDIFQDTLTRKEINEFSALVYYPEEKLKIIKNSFSSKSELNEWYITTINRLIKLITYASSKYTRTKLRKSLPKNYVFIIEELLYKSNKYNNKHSYYETLINQIIELEQSDDLIIGLSFTVQHLVVDHLHVVGDIYDRGPEPDKIMETLIDYPSVDIQWGNHDVLWIGAYAGSKVCLANLLRICARYDNLDIIEDAYGINLRPLLTLAEKHYDGKNKAFRPKNAEGLTELELEQITKIHQAIAIIQFKLEAPIIKRRPTFEMEERLVLESINYEKNEATLYGKTYPLENTCFQTIDPNGPNKLTDEESEVMDKLLLSVQQSEKLKRHMTFLMQKGTLYLPYNGNLLIHGCIPVDENGEMESMVINDVKCYGRDLLDHFEDYVREAFDHKDIQDDLATDLVWYLWTGKYSSLFGKRAMTTFERYFIKDKTAHKETKNPYYHLREDVNMCKKMLKDFGLDPEQGHIINGHTPVKEIDGEDPIKAEGKMIVIDGGFSKAYQSTTGIAGYTLLYNSFGMQLVAHQHFNSKKHVLLNGADELSIRRVVDKELQRQKIRHTNTGQDIQEKIDILKELMHDRYVN from the coding sequence ATGCAGAAATCAGCAGATAAGAGCCTAAAAGATAGATATTTAGATTTACTTTCACAACAATTTAATACTAAAGAAGAACTTGCAACAGAAATTATTAATTTAGAGTCTATTTTGGAACTCCCTAAAGGTACTGAACATTTTGTAAGTGATTTACACGGTGAATTTCATGCCTTTCAACACGTATTGCGTAATGGTTCAGGCAACGTTCGTTCAAAAATTAATGATATCTTCCAAGATACTTTGACACGCAAAGAAATTAATGAATTTTCTGCGCTTGTATACTATCCTGAAGAAAAACTTAAAATAATTAAAAACAGCTTTAGCTCAAAATCCGAGCTCAATGAGTGGTACATTACAACGATTAATCGTCTGATAAAACTAATCACCTATGCTTCATCCAAATACACGCGCACAAAGTTACGCAAATCTTTACCAAAAAATTACGTCTTTATTATAGAAGAACTGTTATATAAAAGTAATAAATATAATAATAAACATTCTTATTATGAAACATTAATTAATCAAATCATAGAGCTAGAACAATCAGATGATTTGATCATTGGCTTATCTTTCACAGTTCAGCACCTTGTAGTGGATCACCTTCATGTTGTTGGCGATATCTACGACAGAGGACCAGAACCTGATAAAATTATGGAAACACTGATTGATTATCCTTCAGTAGATATTCAATGGGGAAATCATGATGTCCTTTGGATTGGTGCCTATGCAGGTTCCAAAGTTTGCCTTGCAAACCTACTTCGCATTTGTGCACGTTATGATAACTTAGACATTATCGAGGATGCTTATGGTATCAATTTAAGACCCTTATTAACCCTTGCAGAAAAACATTATGATGGAAAAAACAAAGCATTCAGACCTAAAAATGCTGAAGGCTTAACTGAATTAGAACTTGAACAAATCACAAAAATTCATCAAGCCATCGCCATCATACAATTTAAATTAGAGGCACCAATCATTAAACGTCGCCCTACTTTTGAAATGGAAGAACGATTGGTATTAGAAAGTATTAATTATGAAAAAAATGAAGCAACACTCTATGGAAAAACATATCCATTAGAAAATACTTGTTTCCAAACGATTGACCCAAATGGTCCAAACAAACTCACAGACGAAGAGTCAGAAGTGATGGATAAACTATTATTATCTGTCCAACAATCAGAAAAATTGAAACGACATATGACCTTCCTTATGCAAAAAGGCACGCTTTACCTACCTTATAACGGTAATTTATTGATTCACGGCTGTATTCCAGTAGATGAAAATGGTGAAATGGAATCAATGGTTATCAACGATGTGAAATGCTATGGCAGAGATTTATTAGACCATTTTGAAGATTACGTCAGAGAAGCTTTTGATCACAAAGATATTCAAGACGATTTAGCCACAGATTTAGTATGGTATCTTTGGACTGGTAAATACTCTTCACTATTTGGCAAACGCGCTATGACGACTTTCGAGCGTTACTTTATTAAAGACAAAACAGCGCATAAAGAAACTAAAAACCCTTACTACCATTTGCGTGAGGATGTTAATATGTGTAAAAAAATGCTCAAAGATTTTGGCTTAGACCCTGAACAAGGGCACATTATCAATGGGCATACACCTGTCAAAGAAATAGATGGTGAAGATCCAATTAAAGCTGAAGGAAAAATGATTGTGATTGATGGAGGCTTTTCGAAAGCTTATCAGTCAACAACAGGTATCGCAGGTTATACATTACTTTATAATTCATTTGGTATGCAACTAGTCGCACACCAACATTTTAATTCCAAAAAACATGTTTTACTGAATGGCGCTGATGAACTTTCTATACGTCGTGTCGTCGATAAGGAGTTACAACGACAAAAAATAAGACATACAAACACCGGACAAGATATTCAAGAAAAAATCGATATTTTAAAAGAACTTATGCATGATCGTTATGTTAACTAA
- the putP gene encoding sodium/proline symporter PutP: MFTLGTSLSSQVDPNWQTYIMLVVYFVVLLVIGYYGFKQSTGNVSEYMLGGRNIGPYVTALSAGASDMSGWMIMGLPGEVYTTGLSAAWLAIGLTLGAYINYIVVAPRLRVYTEKAGDAITLPDFFKNRLDDKSNSIKIISGAIIVVFFTLYTHSGMVSGGVLFESAFGVNYHIGMLLVAVIVIAYTFFGGYLAVSLTDFFQGVVMIIAMVMVPIVAMLQLSGLDTFTQTAELKPTNLDLFKGTTVIGIISFFAWGLGYFGQPHIIVRFMSIKSVKQLPTARRFGIGWMAISLLGAVGVGLTGITFINQSGTDIENPETLFVLMGQILFHPLVGGFLLAAILAAIMSTISSQLLVTSSSLTEDFYKLIRGEEAAKEHEKEFVLVGRLSVIIVAIVSIWIAWSPNDTILGLVGNAWAGFGAAFGPLVLLSLYWKGLSRTGAVSGMLSGAIVVIIWIAFVKPLGDVNDFFNLYEIIPGFLTSLIVTVVVSKFTKKPQIDVEADLTDVRRLVKTGED; encoded by the coding sequence ATGTTTACATTGGGGACATCATTATCGAGTCAAGTCGATCCAAACTGGCAAACATATATCATGCTTGTCGTTTATTTTGTGGTATTGCTAGTGATTGGGTACTATGGCTTTAAACAATCTACCGGTAACGTCAGTGAATATATGCTGGGCGGTAGAAACATTGGTCCATATGTAACTGCATTATCTGCAGGCGCATCTGACATGAGTGGTTGGATGATTATGGGATTACCTGGTGAAGTATATACTACCGGTTTATCAGCAGCCTGGTTAGCGATTGGATTAACACTTGGCGCATACATAAACTATATTGTTGTTGCACCTCGACTTCGTGTATATACAGAGAAAGCCGGAGATGCAATTACACTACCTGATTTCTTTAAAAATAGATTAGATGATAAATCTAATTCGATTAAAATTATTTCAGGTGCCATTATCGTTGTATTTTTCACACTTTATACGCATTCTGGAATGGTATCAGGCGGTGTATTATTCGAAAGTGCGTTTGGCGTTAACTATCATATTGGTATGTTACTTGTCGCTGTGATTGTCATTGCTTATACATTTTTCGGAGGTTATTTAGCAGTATCATTAACAGACTTTTTCCAAGGTGTAGTGATGATTATTGCTATGGTTATGGTACCAATAGTTGCTATGTTGCAATTAAGCGGACTTGATACTTTTACGCAAACAGCAGAATTAAAACCGACAAACTTAGACTTGTTTAAAGGAACGACAGTTATAGGTATTATTTCATTCTTTGCGTGGGGATTAGGTTACTTTGGTCAACCACATATTATTGTACGTTTTATGTCAATTAAATCTGTCAAACAATTACCAACGGCAAGACGTTTTGGTATCGGTTGGATGGCAATCAGCTTATTAGGCGCAGTGGGTGTCGGATTGACAGGTATTACGTTTATTAATCAAAGTGGTACAGATATAGAAAATCCTGAAACACTATTCGTTTTAATGGGACAAATTTTATTCCATCCGTTAGTTGGTGGATTCTTGCTTGCTGCTATTTTAGCTGCGATTATGAGTACAATTTCTTCACAATTGTTAGTAACGTCAAGTTCATTAACAGAAGACTTTTATAAATTAATTCGTGGTGAGGAAGCTGCAAAGGAACATGAAAAAGAATTTGTTTTAGTAGGTCGATTATCAGTCATCATCGTAGCGATTGTTTCGATTTGGATTGCTTGGTCACCTAACGATACCATTTTGGGTCTAGTAGGTAATGCATGGGCTGGTTTCGGTGCCGCATTCGGACCACTTGTACTCTTATCCTTATATTGGAAGGGGTTAAGTAGAACAGGTGCTGTAAGTGGTATGTTATCAGGTGCCATTGTAGTCATCATATGGATTGCATTTGTTAAGCCATTAGGTGATGTGAATGATTTCTTTAATTTATATGAAATTATACCTGGATTTTTAACTAGTTTAATCGTTACGGTTGTAGTAAGTAAATTCACGAAGAAACCACAAATTGATGTTGAAGCAGATTTAACAGATGTTCGCCGTCTGGTTAAAACTGGTGAAGATTAA
- a CDS encoding DedA family protein, which yields MEQILTDFISTWGYAAITILILLENILPFIPSEIILTFAGLMSVKSDLSIPVLFTISTIASLIGLLVLYYISRLVSEERLYRFVDKYGKWIKLKGKDVARANDWFKKYGAIAVFICRFIPVLRVLITIPAGINRMNVMLFAILSLIGTTIWNFALIYLGKMLSGSWDMLMNGLHTYSYIMYVIIILAVIFIVYRLFKKNRAQ from the coding sequence ATGGAACAGATACTCACTGATTTTATTAGTACATGGGGCTACGCCGCAATCACTATATTAATATTACTTGAAAATATATTACCTTTTATCCCTTCAGAAATTATATTAACCTTTGCCGGACTGATGTCCGTCAAATCTGACTTATCCATTCCTGTACTCTTTACAATTTCAACCATTGCCTCATTAATTGGTTTACTTGTGCTTTACTATATTAGTAGGCTTGTTTCTGAAGAACGTTTGTATCGTTTTGTAGATAAATATGGCAAATGGATTAAACTTAAAGGTAAAGATGTTGCACGGGCAAACGATTGGTTTAAAAAATATGGCGCAATTGCTGTTTTTATTTGTCGCTTTATACCTGTCTTACGTGTACTGATTACGATTCCAGCGGGTATTAATCGCATGAACGTGATGCTATTCGCGATCTTGTCTTTAATCGGGACTACAATATGGAATTTTGCACTGATCTACCTGGGTAAAATGTTGAGCGGCAGTTGGGATATGCTAATGAATGGTCTCCATACATATTCATATATTATGTATGTCATCATCATTCTTGCAGTAATTTTCATTGTATATAGATTATTCAAAAAGAATCGCGCTCAATAA
- a CDS encoding MFS transporter, translating into MDQKRTNIRWYFAIAFFIIGVIAYMDRSNISIIAGPMMEDLHLNKTQFGLLASFFSLGYALMQVPSGFLAEKFGSKKMLTIALVWWSAFTILTGVVKNHGMLYAVRFLFGIGEAPMYPSNAVFNTNWFAKGEKGRASSALLAGSYFGPVIAPVVTIAIVNMFGWQAVFYIFGAIGFIIAILWMVIAKDLPEQHKMVNEAEKSYIMENRDIIKTEKSNAPWNIFLKRFSFYALAAQYFVVQFVVSLFLIWLPTYLTEQYNVKLTDPDMAWAAGAPWIAMFLLILCGGAISDKLLQSGMSRFIARASIAITGFVVFCISLFMSIQTDNLVTNVIWLSLCLGGIGIATGMSWAAATDLGRNFSGSVSGWMNLWGNIGALLSPLLAGMMVDIVGWTVTLELVIIPVVFAIIMWFFVKPDQPLIVEKEDL; encoded by the coding sequence ATGGATCAAAAAAGAACAAATATTAGATGGTATTTTGCCATAGCGTTTTTCATTATAGGGGTTATTGCATATATGGACCGCTCGAACATATCGATTATAGCCGGTCCGATGATGGAAGATTTACATTTGAATAAGACACAATTTGGGTTATTAGCGTCATTCTTCTCACTGGGGTATGCACTGATGCAAGTGCCTTCTGGATTTTTAGCTGAGAAATTTGGTTCTAAAAAAATGTTAACTATTGCACTTGTATGGTGGAGTGCCTTTACAATATTGACAGGTGTTGTGAAGAATCACGGGATGTTATATGCAGTGCGTTTCTTATTTGGTATTGGTGAAGCGCCAATGTATCCTTCTAACGCAGTTTTTAATACGAACTGGTTTGCGAAAGGTGAGAAAGGACGCGCATCTAGTGCGTTATTAGCTGGATCCTATTTTGGCCCAGTCATCGCGCCAGTAGTAACCATTGCAATCGTAAATATGTTTGGTTGGCAAGCCGTTTTCTATATTTTTGGTGCTATTGGTTTTATTATTGCTATATTATGGATGGTTATTGCCAAAGACTTGCCAGAACAACATAAAATGGTTAATGAAGCAGAAAAAAGCTATATTATGGAAAATCGAGACATTATTAAAACTGAAAAATCTAATGCGCCATGGAATATATTTTTAAAACGCTTTAGTTTCTATGCATTAGCAGCTCAATATTTTGTAGTACAATTCGTCGTTTCATTATTCTTGATTTGGTTACCAACCTATTTAACGGAACAGTATAACGTTAAATTAACAGATCCAGACATGGCTTGGGCAGCCGGTGCACCATGGATTGCAATGTTCTTATTGATTTTATGTGGTGGTGCTATTTCAGATAAATTATTACAAAGTGGTATGTCACGTTTCATAGCACGTGCTTCTATCGCTATCACAGGATTTGTTGTATTCTGTATTTCACTCTTCATGTCTATACAAACGGATAATTTAGTAACAAATGTTATTTGGTTATCGCTTTGTTTAGGTGGTATTGGTATTGCGACTGGAATGAGTTGGGCAGCAGCAACAGATTTAGGACGTAACTTCTCAGGTTCTGTATCAGGTTGGATGAATTTATGGGGGAACATTGGTGCGTTATTAAGTCCACTATTAGCTGGTATGATGGTTGATATTGTAGGTTGGACAGTAACGTTAGAACTTGTGATTATCCCAGTTGTTTTCGCAATTATTATGTGGTTCTTTGTAAAACCAGACCAACCACTTATCGTAGAAAAAGAAGACTTGTAA
- a CDS encoding putative quinol monooxygenase, translating into MITINAIMKVDAAQRNNYLALIEPLKRASNQEAGALYYEHFENTDEPNTFAFIERYKDEQALEAHNQSEHFQQFFSEVKQYLVEEPEIKVLSSN; encoded by the coding sequence ATGATTACTATCAATGCGATTATGAAAGTGGATGCTGCACAACGTAATAATTACTTAGCTTTAATAGAACCATTAAAGCGCGCTTCAAATCAAGAAGCAGGTGCATTATACTATGAACATTTTGAAAATACAGATGAACCGAATACGTTTGCTTTTATTGAACGATATAAAGATGAACAAGCTTTGGAAGCGCATAATCAGTCAGAACACTTTCAACAATTCTTTAGCGAAGTTAAACAATACTTAGTTGAAGAACCTGAAATTAAAGTGCTAAGTTCAAATTAA
- a CDS encoding FUSC family protein yields the protein MTTLIKYLKSLIRFNSMKIDVAKGIRQCILMLIPLLVGYLTGHFSTGLLISTGTLAHIYVFGGPKRSKLRIVLFSSLGLSIAMILGTLTVNQPLIFGVLLLLVTVIPYYIFSSLNIPGPSSTFFIVAFSLPINLPVAPEEALTRGLAMFVGGLLATLIVIVVILLSKESTEIKAIKNDYNIIKQLVYNFDDPKAFAKASQFAVTAFRNSDNQLITSSTPKSKTSPEFQRLLLLHNTAQGIHSELLELNERNARPLPTEIKEMTDFVIKRVYSLGKSTRQWTKKVDFDKEYQSLVDSIIKVDAIMNANNDRVEHEIDIRVPIYGHRMLKNLTLDSFIFRNTIRYTVIMAISIFIALMFDFEKAYWIPLSTHTVLLGSTTLHSFERAGSRGVGTIFGVLVLSLILLTTPPVPVAIVLLALAAGVTEMFVGANYSFAVIFITIQVILLNGLASNHLTILIALPRIIDVIVGIIIAVICLLVIGRKTASSMLPGTLAAVARDESILFHYLFSSNKYASREQDKKEMLKLSVKLNNMTQVYNSANGELFSNKMVIQYYYPSIYALEEISFMLTRALSNEKRYHIDDETMGQYLLVFENIAKHFERGTNIQVQEMAALPQYTHIKTALMSIQNNCVNARKEVKLSLN from the coding sequence ATGACAACATTGATTAAATATTTAAAGTCATTAATACGTTTCAATTCGATGAAAATCGATGTTGCTAAAGGTATAAGACAATGTATTCTCATGCTCATTCCGTTACTTGTTGGCTATTTGACAGGTCACTTTTCTACGGGATTACTCATTTCAACAGGGACGCTAGCGCATATTTATGTATTTGGCGGTCCTAAGAGATCTAAGTTACGCATTGTCTTATTTTCATCGTTAGGTTTATCCATTGCGATGATTTTAGGGACACTCACAGTTAATCAACCACTTATATTTGGTGTGTTACTACTATTAGTAACTGTTATTCCATATTACATCTTTAGTTCGTTAAATATCCCAGGGCCATCTTCAACCTTCTTTATCGTTGCCTTCAGTTTGCCAATTAATTTACCAGTAGCGCCAGAAGAAGCATTAACTAGAGGTCTAGCAATGTTTGTAGGTGGATTATTAGCAACACTGATTGTAATCGTTGTAATCCTACTATCTAAAGAATCTACAGAAATCAAAGCCATTAAAAATGATTATAATATTATTAAACAATTGGTCTATAACTTTGATGATCCCAAAGCGTTTGCGAAAGCATCACAATTTGCAGTAACAGCTTTCAGAAATTCGGATAATCAATTGATTACGTCAAGTACACCAAAATCGAAAACCTCACCTGAATTTCAACGCTTATTATTATTGCATAATACGGCGCAAGGTATTCATTCCGAACTATTGGAACTCAATGAACGTAATGCACGTCCGTTACCAACGGAAATAAAAGAAATGACGGATTTTGTCATTAAACGTGTTTATTCACTTGGTAAGTCAACCCGACAGTGGACTAAAAAAGTAGATTTCGATAAAGAGTATCAAAGTTTAGTAGATAGTATCATTAAAGTTGACGCAATTATGAATGCAAATAATGATAGAGTCGAACATGAAATAGATATTCGTGTACCAATTTATGGACATCGCATGTTGAAAAACTTGACGTTAGATTCTTTTATATTTAGAAATACAATACGCTACACAGTCATTATGGCAATTTCTATTTTTATTGCTTTAATGTTTGATTTTGAAAAAGCCTACTGGATACCTTTGAGTACACATACAGTCTTACTAGGCTCTACAACACTGCATAGCTTTGAAAGAGCTGGGTCAAGGGGCGTTGGCACGATCTTCGGGGTGTTGGTGTTATCACTCATCTTATTAACAACACCGCCTGTACCAGTAGCCATTGTTTTATTGGCTTTAGCTGCCGGTGTGACAGAAATGTTTGTAGGTGCAAATTACTCATTTGCAGTTATATTTATCACGATACAAGTTATCTTGTTAAATGGATTAGCGTCAAATCATCTAACCATACTCATTGCATTACCAAGAATTATTGATGTAATTGTAGGAATTATCATCGCAGTGATTTGCTTGCTAGTGATCGGTAGAAAAACAGCATCTTCTATGTTGCCAGGTACATTAGCAGCCGTAGCGAGAGACGAATCCATATTATTTCATTACTTATTCTCAAGTAACAAATATGCATCTAGAGAACAAGATAAAAAAGAAATGTTAAAACTAAGTGTGAAATTGAATAATATGACCCAAGTGTATAACAGTGCAAACGGTGAACTATTCAGTAATAAAATGGTTATACAGTATTATTATCCAAGCATTTACGCATTAGAAGAAATCAGCTTTATGTTAACAAGAGCACTAAGTAATGAAAAACGATATCATATTGACGATGAAACGATGGGACAGTATTTACTCGTCTTTGAAAATATAGCCAAACATTTTGAAAGAGGCACGAATATTCAAGTTCAAGAAATGGCTGCATTACCGCAATATACACATATAAAAACAGCTTTAATGAGTATACAAAACAACTGTGTCAATGCTCGAAAAGAAGTTAAATTATCTCTTAATTAA
- a CDS encoding cell envelope integrity protein TolA produces the protein MCNHIIKIGLVAAPGVTETIANHLQQELPSLLSSTINSEVEWQIDTMIDPLTGSAETVQKIYTKISDYQNDNEWQYTIGLTDLPIIKNKHVVAFDINSKNGASLISLPAYGWRPIKKRIKHSISGIIKAIDENMNPNQSSTQHHSEEQLNSQFPFSTLETHTEYFEDTDSQHTLYYVSSNTRGMIRLISGMTFANNPFNMLKSLSNVVTIAFTTGAFGIVFTTMWNLSFVYSGWRMLLIMLVAILGMMLWVIVAHGLWESTSESKDRQITILYNLTTTLTLTVSIAFYYVILFCLFLLATLVVLPPGYLGQALQLQGSANFMTYINLAWFATSISTVAGAIGAGLNNDSQILESTYGYRQKQRYKKMNEDKQNEAEKEQHAQAAVEKKKQESEAKARQERSDD, from the coding sequence ATGTGCAATCACATTATCAAGATAGGTTTAGTAGCTGCACCTGGTGTGACTGAAACAATAGCCAACCATTTGCAACAAGAGCTACCTTCATTGTTATCATCTACTATAAATTCAGAAGTTGAATGGCAAATTGATACAATGATTGACCCACTTACCGGTTCTGCTGAAACGGTGCAAAAGATATACACTAAAATTTCTGATTATCAAAATGATAATGAATGGCAATATACGATTGGTTTAACGGATTTACCAATTATTAAGAACAAGCATGTTGTCGCATTTGATATCAATAGTAAAAATGGCGCAAGCTTAATTTCATTACCTGCATATGGTTGGCGCCCCATAAAAAAAAGAATTAAGCATTCCATATCGGGCATTATTAAAGCAATTGACGAAAATATGAATCCAAACCAATCGTCTACTCAACATCATAGTGAAGAACAATTAAATTCACAGTTCCCCTTTTCAACTTTAGAAACACATACTGAGTACTTTGAAGATACAGACTCTCAACATACTTTATATTATGTATCTTCGAATACGAGAGGCATGATACGTTTAATTAGTGGGATGACTTTTGCTAACAACCCTTTTAATATGCTCAAAAGCCTCAGTAATGTAGTTACTATTGCCTTTACAACTGGTGCCTTTGGTATTGTCTTTACAACAATGTGGAATTTAAGTTTTGTTTATTCTGGATGGCGCATGTTATTAATTATGTTGGTCGCTATTTTAGGTATGATGTTGTGGGTTATTGTTGCACATGGTTTATGGGAATCTACTTCTGAAAGTAAAGATAGACAAATAACAATATTATACAATTTAACTACAACTTTAACGTTAACTGTATCCATTGCTTTTTATTATGTCATATTGTTTTGTCTTTTCTTGTTAGCCACACTCGTTGTATTACCACCAGGATATTTAGGGCAAGCACTACAGTTACAGGGCTCGGCTAACTTTATGACTTATATTAATCTCGCTTGGTTTGCAACATCCATTTCTACTGTTGCAGGTGCAATTGGTGCTGGATTAAATAATGATTCACAAATACTAGAAAGTACATACGGTTATCGCCAAAAACAACGTTATAAAAAAATGAATGAAGATAAACAAAATGAAGCAGAAAAAGAACAACATGCGCAAGCTGCCGTTGAAAAGAAAAAACAAGAAAGTGAAGCAAAGGCTAGACAAGAACGCAGCGATGATTGA
- a CDS encoding DUF2188 domain-containing protein, with product MPWTMEDYPQSWKNMDKLERKKAIDIGNAMLKDGYEESNVIPIATKQAESWYKDASEKELESLKNKKITKHEKDDSADPSLNKKDVHVYYEDDEWKIKSDGAKQASDSFDKKEDAMKRARNIADNRRTEIIEHKKDE from the coding sequence ATGCCTTGGACAATGGAAGATTACCCTCAAAGTTGGAAAAATATGGATAAACTTGAACGAAAAAAAGCCATTGATATTGGCAATGCCATGTTAAAAGATGGTTATGAGGAGAGTAACGTGATACCTATTGCTACAAAGCAAGCAGAATCTTGGTATAAAGATGCATCCGAAAAAGAATTGGAATCCTTAAAAAACAAAAAAATTACTAAACATGAAAAAGATGATTCAGCAGATCCTTCATTAAACAAGAAAGATGTACATGTTTATTATGAAGATGATGAATGGAAGATTAAATCAGATGGTGCGAAACAGGCATCTGATAGTTTCGATAAAAAAGAAGATGCCATGAAACGTGCACGTAATATCGCTGATAACCGTAGAACTGAAATTATCGAACATAAAAAAGATGAATAA
- a CDS encoding GTP pyrophosphokinase: protein MYIERKPSVNIDDLKAEFKESIDHINASEEALDMVVGFVALEQLYTSALKEISTKLDILDDQFQQMYKHNTIHHMERRVKEMRSLIKKLDRKRYPISTESAKENILDIAGIRVVCNYFDDIYVIEKLLLKQEDVKLIKRKDYIEHPKENGYRSLHIVVTIPVYLVHSVEIVPVEIQIRTIGMDMWASLEHKIRYKNTENTEKYKAILKQCATDITSVESKMQEIHSEVFDN, encoded by the coding sequence ATGTATATAGAACGTAAACCCTCGGTAAACATTGACGATTTGAAAGCTGAATTTAAGGAAAGTATTGATCATATAAACGCGTCAGAAGAAGCATTAGATATGGTTGTAGGCTTTGTTGCTTTAGAACAACTTTATACGTCGGCTCTTAAAGAAATTAGTACAAAGTTAGATATTTTAGATGATCAATTTCAACAGATGTATAAACATAATACCATTCATCACATGGAACGTCGTGTGAAAGAGATGAGAAGCTTAATTAAAAAATTAGACAGAAAGCGTTACCCTATTAGTACTGAGTCAGCAAAAGAAAACATATTAGATATTGCCGGTATTAGAGTAGTTTGTAATTACTTTGATGATATATATGTTATTGAAAAATTATTATTAAAACAAGAAGACGTGAAATTGATTAAACGTAAAGATTATATCGAACATCCGAAAGAAAATGGTTATAGAAGTTTACATATTGTTGTAACCATTCCAGTTTATTTAGTGCATTCTGTTGAAATAGTTCCCGTAGAAATACAAATAAGAACGATTGGAATGGATATGTGGGCGAGCTTAGAGCATAAAATACGTTATAAAAACACAGAAAATACGGAAAAATATAAAGCGATATTGAAACAATGTGCAACAGACATTACATCAGTAGAAAGTAAAATGCAGGAAATACATTCTGAAGTATTTGATAATTAA
- a CDS encoding MerR family DNA-binding transcriptional regulator yields the protein MSQYQTGELAKLKNVSVRTIQYYDRKGLLKTVQTAKNGRRIFDE from the coding sequence ATGAGCCAATATCAAACAGGTGAATTAGCGAAACTAAAAAATGTTTCTGTTCGGACCATTCAATATTATGATAGAAAAGGTTTATTAAAAACGGTACAAACAGCAAAAAATGGGCGGCGTATATTTGATGAATAA
- a CDS encoding transcriptional regulator has product MKDIKTILNEKNKLKTVRVMLEQKELEIEKEMQSHKTLLAEIRQFKQYIGRRSEAPLEKLLETKTYVNQKPKMKQFKQSVLYRIIPIGIFQYTALIASMVTKKWWPLLSTSPILFTYAVNFTIFTYTALSYVCPNCQATFKPNLKQWMFSAHTPKTRKLQCPHCDQDHHCVAIVQS; this is encoded by the coding sequence TTGAAAGATATTAAAACAATCTTGAATGAAAAAAATAAGTTGAAAACGGTTCGTGTTATGTTAGAACAAAAGGAATTAGAGATAGAAAAGGAAATGCAGAGCCATAAGACTTTGCTTGCAGAGATACGACAATTTAAACAATATATTGGTCGACGTTCTGAAGCGCCTTTAGAAAAACTATTAGAAACAAAAACATACGTAAATCAAAAACCAAAAATGAAACAATTTAAACAATCTGTATTGTATCGCATCATACCTATAGGTATATTTCAATATACTGCTTTAATAGCAAGTATGGTCACTAAAAAATGGTGGCCATTGTTATCTACCTCACCTATATTGTTTACCTATGCTGTAAATTTTACAATATTTACTTATACGGCACTAAGCTATGTTTGTCCAAATTGCCAAGCAACATTTAAACCCAATTTAAAGCAATGGATGTTTTCGGCACATACACCTAAAACGAGAAAATTACAATGTCCACATTGTGACCAAGATCATCACTGTGTAGCAATTGTCCAATCTTAA